From the genome of Deltaproteobacteria bacterium IMCC39524:
CATAAACCCATTCCAATTGAAAACGATTTTCAAATTAAACAAGAAAAGAGATACTGTCAAGTGAAATTTGAGAGAAGAAACTCCCTCTGCTGGCTAACCCTGGACAGGGAAAATCTGGTAAAGATACATGGTGAGCTTGCCCATCAGGTTGAACATGAGCATGATGCCAACGGCCATCAGCATGGCTCCGGTAAAAACTTCAACGAGACGGATATATTTCCTGAACCTGTTGAAGGCAACCAAAAACTGGTGAAACAGAAGGCCTGCGAGCAGGAAGGGAACTCCGAGACCCAGAGAATAAACAGCGAGCAGTCCAATGCCCTCACCAATATGCCCAGACGACGCAGCAATCATCAGAATGGACGCCAGGATCGGCCCGATACAGGGCGTCCAGCCCGCGGCAAAGGCAACACCAACCACAAAGGTACCGATGTAACCGCTGGGTTTCTTGTGCAGTTGAACCCTCTTCTCACCAAGCAACACACCGAAATGAAAGAGGCCTGTCATATGAACACCGAAGAGGAAAATTAATAAACCGCCAATCTTTTCGACCCATTCCAAGCCTTCGCGCAAATAGAATTGAAACTTACTCGAAGCAACTCCGGCAATGGCTCCCAGCATGACAAATACGACAGTGAAGCCG
Proteins encoded in this window:
- a CDS encoding cytochrome c biogenesis protein CcdA, which encodes MQQAANITYWIAFTAGILSFASPCVLPLIPSYLTYITGLSFSQLEDAHPNARVRITVLLHSLCFILGFTVVFVMLGAIAGVASSKFQFYLREGLEWVEKIGGLLIFLFGVHMTGLFHFGVLLGEKRVQLHKKPSGYIGTFVVGVAFAAGWTPCIGPILASILMIAASSGHIGEGIGLLAVYSLGLGVPFLLAGLLFHQFLVAFNRFRKYIRLVEVFTGAMLMAVGIMLMFNLMGKLTMYLYQIFPVQG